The Clostridiaceae bacterium HFYG-1003 genome includes a window with the following:
- a CDS encoding general stress protein, whose protein sequence is METNMNKKVFGVYQTTQDAQRAVEDLLNMGYTSEEISVISRNQDRIEGIEGVETATETGLKGGAATGAAIGGLGGLLASLGLLAIPGIGPILAAGPIAATLAGAVAGGTVGGTIGVIGGALIDAGVSEEDARYLDERFQAGDIIVTVDSDDDRYRDVSTRLGHGSWRDQPTSYDLNPMDEVDPIMADPASYSGTSPQVPVTEDEPVQVRDNLVEHKNFNENMNAPGIEDERSYENLMAGAGAVNPVDPTVSTGFSGREFDNLKEEPMKDHLTDAKHEALKMKEKVERRLDNAGEPLEDAQNWVGDRVSDVKHEVGKAAEKIDDRMDNDLGFNDSAKPVDEFENKMQDSYTDSKHEVEKQAEKLQRRAENVGEPLEDAQNWVGDRVSDAKHEAAKIVDKIKNRIDD, encoded by the coding sequence ATGGAGACAAACATGAACAAGAAAGTTTTCGGAGTCTATCAGACCACTCAGGATGCTCAGAGGGCAGTTGAGGATCTTCTGAACATGGGTTATACCTCGGAGGAAATCTCCGTTATCTCAAGAAATCAAGATCGGATCGAAGGCATTGAAGGCGTTGAAACTGCTACTGAGACTGGATTAAAGGGCGGTGCCGCAACAGGCGCAGCCATTGGCGGACTGGGTGGCCTGCTGGCCAGCCTTGGACTTCTCGCCATACCGGGAATCGGCCCAATCCTTGCAGCCGGACCCATCGCGGCTACTCTGGCAGGCGCTGTAGCCGGCGGAACAGTTGGCGGAACCATTGGTGTCATCGGAGGTGCTCTGATTGACGCAGGTGTCAGCGAAGAAGATGCCAGATACCTCGATGAGCGTTTCCAGGCTGGAGATATCATCGTTACGGTGGACAGCGATGACGATCGCTACCGGGACGTTTCCACCAGACTGGGCCATGGATCCTGGAGAGATCAGCCGACCTCCTATGATCTGAACCCGATGGATGAAGTCGATCCGATCATGGCAGATCCTGCCAGTTATTCGGGAACTTCACCGCAGGTTCCGGTTACGGAAGACGAACCGGTTCAGGTAAGAGATAATCTGGTTGAACACAAAAATTTTAATGAGAATATGAATGCCCCGGGAATCGAGGACGAACGTTCCTATGAAAACCTGATGGCTGGAGCCGGCGCGGTAAATCCAGTGGATCCAACCGTTTCGACCGGATTTAGTGGCCGTGAATTTGACAATCTGAAGGAGGAACCAATGAAAGATCACTTAACCGATGCAAAGCATGAAGCACTCAAAATGAAGGAGAAAGTTGAACGCCGCCTGGACAACGCCGGTGAACCACTGGAAGATGCCCAGAACTGGGTTGGCGATCGGGTCTCTGATGTCAAACATGAAGTTGGAAAAGCAGCTGAGAAAATTGATGATCGAATGGATAACGATCTGGGGTTCAATGATTCGGCAAAACCAGTAGATGAATTCGAAAACAAGATGCAGGATTCTTACACGGATTCAAAACATGAGGTGGAAAAACAGGCAGAGAAGCTCCAACGCAGAGCCGAAAATGTCGGTGAACCCCTGGAAGATGCTCAGAATTGGGTAGGCGACCGAGTGTCTGACGCCAAACATGAAGCCGCTAAGATCGTTGACAAGATCAAGAATCGAATCGACGATTAG
- a CDS encoding C1 family peptidase: MIPEKINLSQIQESLNKLDNPWEAGVTSMSLLSPEEQKMHLGFSPGPGDMTISEIIEYAAQMKAQIKEEALTWAGAPAAFDLRNVGGQNFVTPIKNQLSCGSCVAFGTVATVESTLRKQRNDPGLAIDLSEAHLFFCHGKARGRNCENGWMPNEALEDIKTKGLADEACYPYTMSNKDCSGLCSNWADRAIKITGYTDLKGKPADIKTWVSTIGPVIACFVVYGDFFSYKSGVYKHVSGSQSGGHCVTIVGYNDNPGYWICKNSWGDAWGDKGFFNIAYGECGIDTWSNYGVNSIANTGWQSNKRVIGLWANNQDRNAFAYFDGLGWRKVSSENDNIFVNMLTQLAAAKASGRAVNFYEENSLIKQIYVY; encoded by the coding sequence ATGATACCGGAAAAAATTAATTTGAGTCAAATCCAGGAATCGCTCAATAAACTCGACAACCCATGGGAAGCCGGAGTGACAAGCATGTCCCTGCTTTCACCTGAAGAGCAGAAAATGCACCTTGGTTTTTCACCGGGACCCGGGGATATGACTATTTCAGAAATTATTGAGTATGCCGCACAGATGAAGGCTCAGATCAAAGAGGAAGCTCTGACCTGGGCAGGCGCTCCGGCAGCCTTTGATCTGCGCAATGTCGGTGGACAGAACTTTGTTACACCGATCAAGAATCAGCTGAGCTGCGGTTCATGCGTAGCGTTTGGTACGGTCGCCACGGTGGAAAGCACCCTGCGCAAGCAGCGTAACGATCCGGGACTGGCCATCGACTTGAGTGAAGCTCATTTATTCTTCTGTCACGGCAAGGCTCGGGGCCGTAACTGTGAGAATGGCTGGATGCCAAATGAAGCGCTGGAGGATATTAAAACCAAGGGTCTCGCCGATGAAGCCTGCTATCCGTATACCATGAGCAATAAGGACTGCAGCGGCCTTTGCTCCAACTGGGCAGACCGAGCCATTAAGATCACCGGATATACTGATCTGAAAGGGAAGCCGGCAGACATCAAAACCTGGGTATCGACCATCGGACCGGTCATTGCCTGTTTTGTTGTGTACGGTGATTTCTTCAGCTACAAGAGCGGAGTCTACAAGCACGTCAGCGGCAGTCAGTCGGGCGGACACTGCGTCACCATTGTTGGCTACAATGACAATCCCGGTTACTGGATCTGTAAAAACAGCTGGGGTGACGCTTGGGGAGATAAGGGATTCTTCAATATTGCTTATGGTGAATGCGGTATTGACACCTGGTCAAACTACGGAGTAAACAGTATTGCCAATACCGGCTGGCAAAGCAATAAGCGGGTGATCGGTCTTTGGGCCAATAATCAGGATCGCAACGCCTTTGCTTACTTTGACGGTCTGGGCTGGCGGAAAGTTTCTTCGGAAAATGACAACATCTTCGTCAACATGCTGACCCAGCTGGCAGCAGCGAAAGCCAGCGGCCGCGCCGTCAATTTCTATGAAGAAAACAGCCTAATCAAACAGATCTACGTATATTAA